One segment of Gemmatimonadota bacterium DNA contains the following:
- a CDS encoding 2,3-bisphosphoglycerate-independent phosphoglycerate mutase — MSNTRGPVALIVLDGWGYREAREGNAIELARTPVWHGLWESQPRTLLEASGLAVGLPEGQMGNSEVGHLNLGAGRVVPQDLVRISQSIQRGDFFRLEPLAHLCAVLKHTGGTLHLVGLLGPGGVHAIDQHLLACLELGMRHEVPRIAVHGFLDGRDTLPTIGAQVVGQLTRDIARIAPGRARIASLVGRYFGMDRDRRWERTRLAYDAMVRGVGLAATDPVAAVEAALARGETDEFVKPIVLTEGGAPVAPLRDGDGVFCFNYRSDRMRQIVRALMIPGFDGFNVDDRPRLRMVTMTQYDRTFPVPQAFPPFSMARIVAEVLADQGRTQLRTAETEKYPHVTYFFNGGYEPPYPGEERALVPSQKVATYDLAPEMSAAGITDTLIGALRRKSHDFMLCNFANADMVGHTGVLPAVLRAVETVDECLGRILAAAEASGATVLVTADHGNCEMMIDPATGGPHTAHTTNPVPLVAVRAGGPLRAGGALCDVGPTVLRLLGIEPPPEMTGRDLRGA, encoded by the coding sequence ATGTCAAACACGCGCGGTCCCGTGGCGCTCATTGTGCTGGACGGCTGGGGGTATCGCGAGGCCCGCGAGGGCAACGCGATCGAACTGGCCCGGACGCCGGTGTGGCACGGCCTGTGGGAGAGCCAGCCGCGCACCCTGCTCGAGGCGAGCGGGCTCGCCGTCGGCCTCCCCGAGGGGCAGATGGGGAACTCCGAGGTCGGCCACCTGAACCTGGGCGCCGGCCGCGTGGTGCCCCAGGACCTGGTCCGGATCTCCCAGAGCATCCAGCGGGGCGACTTCTTCCGCCTCGAGCCGCTCGCCCACCTCTGCGCCGTCCTCAAGCACACCGGCGGCACCCTGCACCTGGTGGGCCTGCTCGGGCCCGGCGGCGTGCACGCCATCGACCAGCACCTGCTGGCCTGCCTCGAGCTCGGGATGCGCCACGAGGTGCCCCGCATCGCGGTGCACGGCTTCCTCGACGGCCGCGACACGCTGCCCACCATCGGCGCGCAGGTCGTGGGCCAGCTCACCCGGGACATCGCCCGGATCGCGCCGGGCCGGGCCCGCATCGCGAGCCTGGTGGGACGCTACTTCGGCATGGATCGCGACCGCCGCTGGGAGCGCACCCGGCTGGCCTACGACGCCATGGTGCGCGGCGTGGGGCTCGCGGCCACCGACCCGGTGGCGGCGGTGGAGGCCGCGCTGGCCCGGGGTGAGACCGACGAGTTCGTCAAGCCGATCGTGCTCACCGAGGGCGGCGCGCCGGTGGCGCCGCTGCGCGACGGCGACGGGGTCTTCTGCTTCAACTACCGCAGCGACCGGATGCGCCAGATCGTGCGGGCGCTGATGATCCCCGGGTTCGACGGGTTCAACGTGGACGACCGCCCGCGGCTGCGCATGGTCACGATGACCCAGTACGACCGCACCTTCCCGGTGCCGCAGGCCTTCCCGCCCTTCAGCATGGCCCGGATCGTGGCCGAGGTGCTCGCCGACCAGGGCCGCACCCAGCTGCGCACCGCCGAGACCGAGAAGTACCCGCATGTCACCTACTTCTTCAACGGCGGCTACGAGCCCCCGTACCCGGGCGAGGAGCGGGCGCTGGTGCCGTCGCAGAAGGTGGCCACCTACGACCTGGCCCCGGAGATGAGCGCGGCGGGGATCACCGACACGCTCATCGGGGCGCTGCGCCGGAAGAGCCACGACTTCATGCTCTGCAACTTCGCCAATGCCGACATGGTGGGGCACACCGGCGTGCTGCCTGCCGTGCTGCGGGCGGTGGAGACGGTGGACGAATGCCTGGGGCGCATCCTGGCCGCCGCCGAGGCCTCGGGCGCCACGGTGCTGGTCACCGCCGACCACGGCAACTGCGAGATGATGATCGACCCGGCCACCGGCGGCCCGCACACCGCGCACACCACCAACCCGGTGCCGCTGGTGGCGGTGCGGGCCGGCGGGCCGCTCCGCGCGGGCGGCGCACTCTGCGACGTCGGGCCCACGGTGCTCCGCCTCCTCGGCATCGAACCGCCGCCGGAGATGACCGGCCGCGACCTGCGCGGCGCGTAG
- a CDS encoding 6-carboxytetrahydropterin synthase, which translates to MGLTLTRILGFRATHHYRLPGRTAEENRARFGDLTEPHPHDYTCAVTVGGAPDPASGMLLDLPTLDRILADEVGGLDGRDLNAAIPPFATCAVQPTCEALAAWLFARIAPRLPAGARLHRVRVAEGPSLYADCTADD; encoded by the coding sequence ATGGGGCTCACCCTCACCCGCATCCTCGGTTTCCGGGCCACGCACCACTACCGGCTGCCGGGACGGACGGCGGAGGAGAACCGGGCCCGCTTCGGTGACCTCACCGAACCCCATCCCCACGACTACACCTGCGCCGTCACCGTCGGCGGCGCCCCCGACCCCGCCAGCGGCATGCTGCTCGACCTCCCCACGCTCGACCGGATCCTCGCGGACGAGGTCGGTGGCCTCGACGGGCGGGACCTCAACGCCGCGATTCCCCCCTTCGCCACCTGCGCCGTGCAGCCCACCTGTGAGGCGCTCGCGGCGTGGCTCTTCGCCCGGATCGCGCCGCGGCTCCCCGCCGGCGCGCGGCTCCACCGGGTGCGCGTGGCGGAAGGCCCCTCGCTCTACGCCGACTGCACCGCGGACGACTGA
- a CDS encoding CoA-binding protein: MTDARGLGALLRTARTIAVVGLSADPARPSHEVAAFLQESGYRVLPVRPGGGTILGEPVFATLAEAAAAAGPLDVVNIFRRSAAVPGLLPELLAVRPRLVWMQVGVSDVPTRDALEAAGIAVVMNRCLMVDLPSLLSH; encoded by the coding sequence ATGACCGACGCCCGGGGCCTTGGCGCCCTGCTCCGCACGGCCCGGACGATCGCCGTGGTGGGACTGTCCGCCGACCCGGCCCGCCCGAGCCACGAGGTGGCCGCCTTCCTCCAGGAGTCCGGCTACCGGGTCCTGCCGGTGCGCCCGGGGGGCGGCACCATCCTGGGCGAGCCGGTGTTCGCCACGCTCGCCGAGGCGGCGGCCGCCGCCGGCCCGCTCGACGTGGTGAACATCTTCCGGCGCTCCGCGGCAGTGCCGGGCCTGCTGCCGGAGCTGCTGGCGGTCCGGCCCCGGCTGGTGTGGATGCAGGTCGGGGTGTCAGACGTCCCCACCCGGGATGCCCTGGAGGCGGCGGGCATCGCGGTGGTCATGAACCGCTGCCTGATGGTCGACCTCCCCTCGCTCCTGAGCCACTGA
- a CDS encoding NTP transferase domain-containing protein — translation MRGAIIAGGDATRYGGQPKGLLQVGGVRILDRLIAAFTTALGAPPLLVANAPDAAGWAPGLRVVPDLRPGQGALGGLHTAVLAAPAPVVVAAWDMPFVTPGLLAALADGLADWDAFLPASGGPRGLEPLCAAYGPAAGPAITAALDAGDRRAIGFHDRLKVGILSPGQVSGLGDPGRLFFNVNTAGDLAAAEQLWQGHASSR, via the coding sequence ATGCGGGGCGCGATCATCGCCGGGGGCGACGCCACCCGGTACGGCGGGCAGCCCAAGGGACTGCTGCAGGTGGGCGGCGTGCGGATCCTCGACCGCCTCATCGCCGCCTTCACCACGGCGCTCGGGGCGCCACCGCTCCTGGTGGCCAACGCCCCCGACGCCGCCGGCTGGGCCCCCGGGCTCCGGGTGGTTCCCGACCTGCGCCCGGGTCAGGGCGCCCTCGGCGGGCTCCATACCGCGGTGCTCGCGGCCCCCGCGCCCGTGGTCGTGGCCGCGTGGGACATGCCCTTCGTGACGCCCGGGCTCCTCGCCGCCCTGGCCGACGGCCTCGCCGACTGGGATGCCTTCCTCCCCGCGAGCGGGGGGCCCAGGGGGCTCGAGCCCCTCTGCGCCGCGTACGGGCCCGCCGCCGGCCCCGCCATCACCGCCGCCCTCGACGCCGGGGACCGCCGCGCCATCGGCTTCCATGATCGCCTGAAAGTCGGTATCCTCTCCCCCGGGCAGGTGAGCGGCCTGGGCGACCCGGGCCGGTTGTTCTTCAACGTGAACACGGCCGGGGATCTCGCGGCGGCGGAGCAGCTGTGGCAGGGACACGCATCCTCTCGGTGA
- a CDS encoding molybdopterin-guanine dinucleotide biosynthesis protein MobB codes for MAGTRILSVIGRPGAGKSTLIAALVSEFGRKGRRVAHVTPDRVSQNPIGDALSAGLGADLILVEGVEQARLPKIEVHRLEAAQQPLYTATDPHAGEWVAIVTDDDKLHAPCPVLRFRDTMWLQLLANLAWEKALVP; via the coding sequence GTGGCAGGGACACGCATCCTCTCGGTGATCGGCAGGCCGGGCGCCGGCAAGAGCACGCTCATCGCCGCGCTCGTCTCGGAATTCGGGCGCAAGGGCCGCCGGGTGGCGCACGTCACCCCCGATCGCGTGAGCCAGAATCCCATCGGCGACGCGCTGAGCGCCGGACTCGGCGCCGACCTGATCCTGGTCGAAGGGGTGGAGCAGGCCCGGCTGCCCAAGATCGAGGTCCACCGCCTCGAGGCGGCGCAGCAGCCGCTCTACACGGCGACCGACCCCCACGCGGGCGAGTGGGTGGCCATCGTCACCGACGACGACAAGCTCCACGCCCCCTGCCCCGTGCTCCGCTTCCGCGACACGATGTGGCTCCAGCTCCTGGCGAACCTGGCGTGGGAGAAGGCCCTGGTGCCTTGA
- a CDS encoding molybdopterin molybdotransferase MoeA: MTAPLAPRDAAGRILASLRRQPALRVPLDDALGAVLAETIISPLDIPAWPNSAMDGYAARGEDVRGARADAPRRLAVLEVIAAGAFPTRALTPGTCARIFTGAPVPEGADCVIRQEDTDLGAETVAITSDRDAGSNIRRAGEDIRRGATVLEAGAELGPAQLGVLASLAVATPLIYRRPRIAILGSGDEIVDIDQPDQILSGRKVASSNTHTLAALVRQAGGEPVNLGIARDTPESLRAHLARADEADLLVTSAGISVGDHDHVRTVLQELGTDLRFWRLRMRPGAPVGFGLLRDLPWIGLPGNPVSTMVTFELFVRPAIRFMAGRALPFRRAIPVRTEEPITVGPRLQHFQRAVVTWPDAAALPVARLTGPQGSGILSSMARANALLILPEGQFETPAGATLQAILLDDGVHVADPPF; the protein is encoded by the coding sequence TTGACCGCCCCGCTCGCCCCGCGCGACGCGGCCGGCCGGATCCTCGCCTCCCTCCGCCGCCAGCCCGCCCTGCGGGTCCCGCTCGACGACGCCCTCGGCGCCGTGCTGGCCGAGACCATCATCAGTCCCCTCGACATCCCCGCCTGGCCCAACTCCGCGATGGACGGCTACGCCGCCCGCGGCGAGGACGTGCGCGGCGCCCGCGCCGACGCCCCGCGCCGGCTCGCGGTGCTCGAGGTGATCGCCGCCGGCGCCTTCCCCACCCGCGCCCTCACCCCCGGCACCTGCGCGCGGATCTTCACCGGCGCCCCGGTGCCCGAGGGCGCCGACTGCGTGATCCGGCAGGAGGACACCGACCTCGGCGCGGAGACGGTGGCCATCACCAGCGACCGCGACGCGGGGAGCAACATCCGCCGCGCGGGCGAGGATATCCGCCGCGGCGCCACGGTGCTCGAGGCCGGCGCCGAGCTCGGCCCGGCGCAGCTCGGCGTGCTCGCCTCGCTCGCGGTGGCCACGCCCCTCATCTACCGCCGGCCGCGCATCGCGATCCTCGGCTCGGGCGACGAGATCGTGGACATCGACCAGCCGGACCAGATCCTCAGCGGCCGCAAGGTGGCGAGCAGCAACACCCACACCCTCGCCGCGCTGGTGCGGCAGGCGGGCGGGGAGCCGGTCAACCTCGGCATCGCGCGCGACACCCCCGAGAGCCTGCGGGCGCACCTGGCCCGCGCCGACGAGGCCGACCTGCTGGTGACCAGCGCCGGCATCAGCGTCGGCGACCACGACCACGTCCGCACCGTGCTGCAGGAGCTGGGCACCGACCTCCGCTTCTGGCGCCTCCGGATGCGGCCCGGTGCGCCGGTGGGCTTCGGCCTGCTCCGCGACCTGCCGTGGATCGGCCTTCCCGGGAATCCCGTCAGCACCATGGTGACCTTCGAGCTGTTCGTGCGGCCGGCCATCCGGTTCATGGCGGGGCGGGCGCTGCCCTTCCGCCGCGCGATCCCGGTGCGGACCGAGGAGCCGATCACCGTCGGGCCCCGGCTGCAGCACTTCCAGCGGGCGGTGGTCACCTGGCCGGACGCCGCCGCGCTCCCCGTCGCCCGGCTCACCGGCCCGCAGGGCTCGGGCATCCTGAGCTCGATGGCCCGGGCCAACGCCCTGCTGATCCTGCCCGAGGGGCAGTTCGAGACCCCCGCCGGCGCCACCCTGCAGGCCATCCTCCTCGACGACGGCGTGCACGTGGCGGACCCGCCATTCTGA
- a CDS encoding zinc metalloprotease HtpX has translation MNNLKTAVLMAGMIALLMAAGQVLGGTNGLILGSILGLGMNFVMYFFSDRMVLRMYGAQVVTEQEAPELYRMVDRLRQRAGLPMPVVAVAPHDQPNAFATGRSPAKAVVAVTTGILRAMPQEELEGVIAHELAHIKNRDMLISTIAAGIAGMIGNLPWLLMFAGGSRDDEQRNPLGELALVLLAPVAAMLIQFAISRQREFEADRVGAEILGRPLPLARALTRLDSLAHQIPMQVAPAAAPLAQVNPLAAMGGGVMRLFSTHPPTEERVARLEAMAAGR, from the coding sequence ATGAACAACCTGAAGACCGCCGTCCTCATGGCGGGCATGATCGCCCTGCTCATGGCCGCCGGCCAGGTGCTGGGGGGCACCAACGGGCTCATCCTCGGCTCCATCCTGGGCCTGGGGATGAACTTCGTGATGTACTTCTTCTCCGACCGCATGGTGCTCCGGATGTACGGGGCGCAGGTGGTGACCGAGCAGGAGGCGCCGGAGCTCTACCGGATGGTGGACCGGCTGCGGCAGCGCGCCGGGCTCCCGATGCCGGTGGTGGCCGTGGCCCCGCACGACCAGCCCAATGCCTTTGCCACCGGACGCAGCCCCGCCAAGGCCGTGGTGGCGGTGACCACGGGCATCCTCCGCGCCATGCCGCAGGAGGAGCTCGAGGGCGTGATCGCGCACGAGCTGGCGCACATCAAGAACCGCGACATGCTCATCAGCACCATCGCGGCGGGCATCGCCGGCATGATCGGCAATCTGCCCTGGCTGCTCATGTTCGCCGGCGGATCGCGGGACGACGAGCAGCGCAACCCGCTCGGCGAGCTGGCGCTGGTGCTCCTGGCGCCGGTGGCGGCGATGCTGATCCAGTTCGCCATCTCGCGGCAGCGCGAGTTCGAGGCCGACCGGGTGGGCGCCGAGATCCTGGGCCGCCCCCTGCCGCTGGCCCGGGCGCTCACGCGGCTCGACTCCCTGGCGCACCAGATCCCCATGCAGGTGGCCCCGGCCGCGGCGCCGCTGGCGCAGGTCAATCCGCTGGCGGCGATGGGCGGCGGCGTAATGCGGCTCTTCAGCACCCATCCGCCCACCGAGGAGCGCGTGGCGCGCCTCGAGGCGATGGCCGCGGGACGCTGA
- a CDS encoding TerC family protein yields the protein MVLDLGVLNRKSHILGQREALTWSASIVTLALLFGAFLWWEVGSTTALEYYAGYLIELSLSVDNLFVFLMVFQYFAVPAALQPRVLKWGIFGAMLMRAVMIGAGALLLQQFTWIVYVFGGVLVLTGLKMFRGGDERVEPEKNPLVRLARKVFPVTPAYEGQHFFVRNASGVLMATPLLLVLLVVEWSDLVFAIDSIPAVFAVTRDPFVVYASNLFAILGLRALFFVLAGAMDNFRFLKPGVALILLFVGAKMIASAWIHPSTVVSLVVIVTILAGAIGLSLLRPGQVDQA from the coding sequence ATGGTGCTCGACCTCGGCGTCCTCAACCGGAAGTCGCACATCCTCGGGCAGCGGGAGGCCCTGACCTGGAGCGCCAGCATCGTCACGCTGGCGCTCCTCTTTGGCGCCTTCCTCTGGTGGGAGGTGGGGTCGACCACGGCGCTCGAGTACTACGCCGGCTACCTGATCGAGCTCTCGCTCAGCGTCGACAACCTGTTCGTCTTCCTCATGGTGTTCCAGTACTTCGCGGTGCCGGCGGCGCTGCAGCCCCGGGTGCTCAAGTGGGGCATCTTCGGCGCGATGCTCATGCGGGCGGTGATGATCGGCGCCGGCGCGCTGCTGCTGCAGCAGTTCACCTGGATCGTCTACGTCTTCGGCGGGGTGCTGGTGCTCACCGGCCTCAAGATGTTCCGGGGCGGGGACGAGCGGGTGGAGCCGGAGAAGAACCCCCTGGTGCGGCTGGCCCGGAAGGTCTTCCCGGTGACGCCCGCCTACGAGGGGCAGCACTTCTTCGTGCGGAACGCGAGCGGCGTGCTGATGGCCACCCCGCTGCTGCTGGTGCTGCTGGTGGTGGAATGGAGCGACCTGGTCTTCGCCATCGACAGCATCCCGGCGGTCTTCGCGGTGACCCGCGACCCGTTCGTGGTGTACGCCTCGAACCTCTTCGCCATCCTCGGGCTCCGGGCGCTGTTCTTCGTGCTCGCGGGCGCGATGGACAACTTCCGCTTCCTCAAGCCCGGCGTGGCGCTGATCCTGCTCTTCGTCGGCGCCAAGATGATCGCCAGCGCCTGGATCCACCCCTCCACGGTGGTGTCGCTGGTGGTGATCGTCACGATCCTCGCCGGCGCGATCGGCCTCTCGCTGCTCCGGCCCGGGCAGGTGGACCAGGCGTAG
- a CDS encoding SDR family oxidoreductase, with product MPDLFRDTTVLITGASRGIGAAFARLLAPRGARLLLVARHVADLERVAASVRQLGGSAEVFPADLAPAEAPARLATAVAARGFTVDHLINNAGIGPQGRFQDLPVTAQLPVIDVNVRAVTALAGLFLPGMVARRRGGILNVASTAAWQGLTWLPVYSGSKAYVITWSEATWGGLRGTGVRCCCVSPGPVDTPFFDANGLTGRPPRWLMQSAEAVAARGLRAYARDDCHVLPFLPFRLAAWSTRLVPRALAARLGARYGKPPG from the coding sequence ATGCCCGATCTCTTTCGCGACACCACGGTCCTGATCACCGGCGCCAGCCGCGGCATCGGCGCGGCCTTCGCCCGGTTGCTGGCGCCGCGGGGCGCGCGGCTCCTCCTGGTGGCGCGCCACGTCGCGGACCTCGAGCGGGTGGCCGCGTCGGTCCGGCAGCTCGGCGGGTCGGCCGAGGTCTTCCCGGCGGACCTAGCCCCGGCCGAGGCGCCGGCACGGCTGGCCACGGCGGTGGCCGCGCGCGGCTTCACGGTGGATCACCTCATCAACAACGCCGGCATCGGGCCGCAGGGACGCTTCCAGGACCTGCCGGTGACGGCGCAGCTGCCCGTGATCGACGTGAACGTGCGGGCGGTGACGGCGCTGGCGGGGCTGTTCCTGCCCGGGATGGTGGCGCGGCGGCGCGGCGGCATCCTCAACGTGGCGAGCACCGCCGCCTGGCAGGGCCTCACCTGGCTCCCGGTCTACTCCGGCTCCAAGGCGTACGTCATCACCTGGAGCGAGGCGACGTGGGGCGGGCTCCGCGGCACCGGGGTGCGCTGCTGCTGCGTCTCGCCCGGGCCGGTTGACACCCCGTTCTTCGACGCCAACGGCCTCACCGGCCGGCCGCCGCGCTGGCTGATGCAGTCGGCGGAGGCGGTCGCGGCCCGCGGGCTCCGCGCCTACGCCCGCGACGACTGCCACGTGCTCCCCTTCCTCCCCTTCCGGCTGGCGGCGTGGAGCACCCGCCTGGTGCCCCGCGCCCTGGCCGCTCGGCTCGGCGCCCGCTACGGCAAGCCGCCCGGCTGA
- a CDS encoding MFS transporter, translating to MSLLDRLGLHRRELRAWAMYDWANSAMVTTIVTAVFPIYFVRVAGADLEPAMATRRLADITTIGLGIIAVLSPIMGTIADRAGVKKRLLGISLGVGVSAVALMFLIQRGDLLLASLLFVVANIAVNASYVCYDSFLPHIARGDEMDRVSTAGYALGYVGGGVLLAFNLAWIKMPHWFGLPSGPDLTPAQATLPTRLAFVSVAVWWLVFSIPLFRHVPEPPPTGDGRIRIGKAFGELGDTFRQLGKFPQALLMLIAFLIYNDGIGTIIRMATAYGSEIGIGDADLIAAIMITQFVGIPFAFLFGGLAGKIGAKRAIFLGLVAYMVISMLGYRMQTARDFLVLALLVGVVQGGTQALSRSLFASMIPRQRSAEFFGFFAVVEKFAGIFGPWIFARVITATGSSRGAILAVVAFFIVGGALLYFVRVDEGQAAARAAEAAEAA from the coding sequence ATGAGCCTCCTCGACCGGCTGGGCCTGCACCGCCGTGAGCTGCGCGCCTGGGCGATGTACGACTGGGCCAACTCCGCCATGGTGACCACGATCGTCACCGCGGTGTTCCCCATCTACTTCGTCCGCGTGGCGGGCGCCGACCTCGAGCCGGCGATGGCCACCCGCCGCCTGGCCGACATCACCACCATCGGCCTCGGCATCATCGCGGTGCTCTCCCCGATCATGGGCACCATCGCCGACCGGGCCGGCGTCAAGAAGCGGCTGCTCGGCATCTCCCTCGGCGTCGGCGTCTCCGCCGTGGCGCTCATGTTCCTGATCCAGCGGGGCGACCTGCTGCTCGCGAGCCTGCTGTTCGTGGTGGCCAACATCGCCGTCAACGCGAGCTACGTCTGCTACGACTCCTTCCTCCCCCACATCGCGCGGGGAGACGAGATGGACCGGGTGTCCACCGCGGGGTACGCCCTGGGCTACGTGGGCGGCGGGGTGCTGCTGGCGTTCAACCTGGCGTGGATCAAGATGCCGCACTGGTTCGGGCTGCCGAGCGGGCCGGACCTGACCCCGGCGCAGGCCACGCTCCCCACCCGGCTGGCGTTCGTCTCGGTGGCGGTGTGGTGGCTGGTCTTCTCCATCCCCCTCTTCCGCCACGTGCCGGAGCCGCCGCCCACCGGCGACGGCCGCATCCGCATCGGCAAGGCCTTCGGCGAGCTGGGCGACACCTTCCGGCAGCTCGGCAAGTTCCCGCAGGCGCTGCTGATGCTGATCGCGTTCCTGATCTACAACGACGGCATCGGCACCATCATCCGGATGGCCACCGCCTACGGCAGCGAGATCGGCATCGGCGACGCGGACCTGATCGCCGCGATCATGATCACCCAGTTCGTGGGGATTCCCTTCGCCTTCCTGTTCGGCGGCCTCGCGGGGAAGATCGGCGCCAAGCGCGCCATCTTCCTCGGGCTGGTGGCCTACATGGTGATCAGCATGCTCGGCTACCGGATGCAGACCGCCCGCGACTTCCTGGTGCTGGCGCTGCTGGTCGGGGTGGTGCAGGGCGGGACGCAGGCGCTGTCGCGCTCGCTGTTCGCGAGCATGATCCCCCGGCAGCGCTCGGCGGAGTTCTTCGGGTTCTTCGCGGTCGTGGAAAAATTCGCGGGGATCTTCGGGCCGTGGATCTTTGCCCGGGTGATCACGGCCACGGGATCGAGCCGGGGCGCGATCCTGGCCGTGGTGGCGTTCTTCATCGTGGGCGGGGCGCTGCTCTACTTCGTCAGGGTGGACGAGGGGCAGGCCGCGGCGCGCGCGGCGGAGGCCGCCGAGGCGGCCTGA
- a CDS encoding M20/M25/M40 family metallo-hydrolase, with protein MDVLDLTRELVQLETPTGHEGPAVDCLAALLGRLGYRVVRQPVTPGRDNLYAWREPPVVVFSTHLDCVPPYVPLREDETWLHGRGTCDAKGLAAAMVTAAEQLAAAGERRIGLLFVVGEENGSDGAQCAHELGPKGRFLINGEPTENRLSIGQKGSLKVVLECAGIAAHSAYPEEGRSALLPILDTLERIRALPQPTDPLLGQGTLNVGVLEGGVAPNVIPPSGRAELLLRLVGPSDAMRQAIAGCAVGGVTVTFPTELPYFKNTAPPPAGWDTTVVHYASDLPFHQAWGQGFQLGPGTIRVAHTRDERIAKAELREGVRLYAKLAQDLIRSEAP; from the coding sequence GTGGACGTCCTCGACCTGACGCGGGAGCTGGTGCAGCTGGAGACCCCCACGGGCCACGAGGGCCCGGCGGTGGACTGCCTGGCCGCGCTGCTGGGCCGCCTGGGCTACCGGGTGGTGCGGCAGCCGGTGACCCCGGGCCGCGACAACCTCTACGCCTGGCGCGAGCCCCCGGTGGTGGTCTTCTCCACCCACCTCGACTGCGTGCCGCCCTACGTGCCGCTGCGCGAGGACGAGACCTGGCTGCACGGCCGCGGCACCTGCGACGCCAAGGGCCTCGCCGCCGCGATGGTGACGGCCGCGGAACAGCTCGCCGCCGCCGGCGAGCGGCGGATCGGGCTCCTGTTCGTGGTGGGCGAGGAGAACGGCTCCGACGGCGCCCAGTGCGCCCACGAGCTCGGCCCCAAGGGGCGCTTCCTCATCAACGGCGAGCCCACCGAGAACCGGCTGAGCATCGGGCAGAAGGGCTCGCTCAAGGTGGTGCTGGAGTGCGCCGGCATCGCCGCCCACAGCGCCTATCCGGAGGAGGGCCGCTCCGCGCTGCTGCCGATCCTCGACACCCTCGAACGGATCCGCGCCCTGCCCCAGCCCACCGACCCGCTGCTGGGCCAGGGAACGCTCAACGTGGGCGTGCTCGAGGGCGGCGTGGCCCCGAACGTCATCCCGCCGTCGGGGCGGGCGGAGCTGCTGCTCCGGCTGGTGGGGCCGTCGGACGCCATGCGGCAGGCGATCGCCGGCTGCGCGGTCGGCGGGGTGACGGTCACCTTCCCCACCGAGCTGCCGTACTTCAAGAACACCGCGCCGCCCCCGGCGGGGTGGGACACCACGGTGGTGCACTACGCCAGCGACCTCCCCTTCCACCAGGCGTGGGGGCAGGGATTCCAGCTGGGCCCGGGCACCATCCGGGTGGCGCACACCCGGGACGAGCGCATCGCCAAGGCGGAGCTGCGGGAAGGGGTGCGGCTCTACGCCAAGCTGGCGCAGGACCTGATCCGGAGCGAGGCACCATGA
- the asd gene encoding aspartate-semialdehyde dehydrogenase: protein MTAAKIPVTILGATGTVGQKFVRLLEAHPWFEIASVAASAQSAGKRYGDVVRWRESTPLPERVAAMTVAAAAPGIPGRIAFSAIEADIAGEVEQALARAGVYVVTNTKTHRMDPDIPLLIPEVNPAHLDLLPRQQRTRGWRGGIVANPNCSTAGLVLGVAPLHQAFGIQKLFVATMQAVSGAGYPGVASLDALGNVIPHIGGEEEKMEQETAKILGGFAGEQVVTAPITTSAHTNRVPVIDGHLEVVSVGFGRRVAPDEAIAALEAFRAPAGVAELPSTPARPVEYDRRPDRPQSRLDLDRGAGMTVTVGRVRPCNLLDLRLVLLSHNTVRGAAGAAIQNAELLVARGYVAR, encoded by the coding sequence ATGACGGCGGCGAAGATCCCGGTGACCATCCTCGGTGCCACCGGCACCGTAGGCCAGAAGTTCGTGCGGCTGCTCGAGGCCCACCCCTGGTTCGAGATCGCGTCGGTGGCGGCGAGCGCGCAGAGCGCGGGCAAGCGCTACGGTGACGTCGTCCGCTGGCGCGAGAGCACGCCCCTGCCCGAGCGGGTGGCCGCGATGACCGTGGCCGCCGCGGCGCCGGGGATCCCGGGCCGCATCGCCTTCTCTGCCATCGAGGCCGACATCGCCGGCGAGGTGGAGCAGGCCCTTGCGCGGGCAGGGGTCTACGTGGTGACCAACACCAAGACCCACCGGATGGATCCCGACATCCCGCTGCTCATCCCCGAGGTGAACCCGGCGCACCTCGACCTGCTGCCGCGGCAGCAGCGGACACGGGGCTGGCGCGGCGGGATCGTGGCCAACCCCAACTGCTCCACCGCCGGGCTGGTGCTCGGCGTGGCCCCGCTGCACCAGGCGTTCGGGATCCAGAAGCTCTTCGTGGCCACCATGCAGGCGGTGAGCGGCGCCGGCTATCCCGGCGTGGCGAGCCTCGACGCGCTGGGGAACGTCATCCCGCACATCGGCGGCGAAGAAGAGAAGATGGAGCAGGAGACGGCCAAGATCCTGGGCGGCTTCGCCGGGGAGCAGGTCGTGACCGCGCCCATCACCACCAGCGCGCACACCAACCGGGTGCCGGTGATCGACGGCCACCTCGAGGTGGTGTCGGTCGGCTTCGGGCGGCGGGTGGCCCCGGACGAGGCGATCGCCGCGCTGGAGGCGTTCCGCGCCCCCGCCGGCGTGGCGGAGCTCCCCTCCACCCCGGCGCGCCCCGTGGAGTACGACCGCCGCCCGGACCGGCCGCAGTCGCGGCTCGACCTCGACCGCGGCGCGGGGATGACCGTCACCGTGGGCCGGGTGCGTCCCTGCAACCTGCTCGACCTCCGGCTGGTGCTGCTGTCCCACAATACCGTCCGGGGGGCGGCCGGGGCCGCGATCCAGAACGCCGAGCTGCTGGTGGCGCGGGGCTACGTGGCGCGATGA